A stretch of DNA from Cannabis sativa cultivar Pink pepper isolate KNU-18-1 chromosome X, ASM2916894v1, whole genome shotgun sequence:
ctcatcaccaattggttttgagatggaacctcacGATTCTTGTCATGGTATCGGGGTCATATTCCTAGCGGGCTTTCGATTCAAACCTATCCAGATGATTAGCTAGCTGCGCGAGATTCAGATGGTGCAAAAACGCTTGAGATTCGAACAAAAATAAGCGAGCAAATGAGATGACTTGTGATAAGGTAATTCAAGATTGGTGAGCAAAAATAACCACTATCTTGAGGGGGAATATTTGAGAATATTATTtcacatggattaaatgtaaaaatattaagccatatataaaaatatgagattccatctcaaaaccaatttttgaataatttctttTCCAGGATGGTAACATGTGCGCATCCAATTTTGCAGACAACAATATGTGAACCAAAaatatatactaaaatattacatatagtGATGTATGCATGGTACTTAGTTTAGGTAAATATGAGctccttaaaaattattattattatgtcctGGTGTGTAATTTTTTGGTGCACAATctcattttttataataaagatGTAACAATATTTATAATGAGGTGTCAAATTTTGATACACAtgaccaaaataaataaattaatttacaaataaaGAAAAACTGATTTCACTACCACAAGGGATGATACACTCCACAAAGCCAGTAACTTTTTGAGGCTTGGTGGAGAAAGTGACATAGTGACTATTAGAGAACCAATTTAATgtcaaaaaaacaaaacaaaaaataaaataattagaatataaaaaacataaaaggcAGCAAATCATCTCAAAGTTGAATGCCCACTATTTACAGTGTTATGATTTTAGTGGAGAAAACCTTTAATTATGTGTGTTTTTGGATAGACATGTTTATGAAAGTTAATTATATCATTAGAGGATGTGACTTAACTTTTCTATGTTAAGCCATTTCTACATATTAATTACTCTTTTTAATAATAAGTTTCTTGCCCAAGTTTTAATTACTTCAATTTCTGACAGGGCACGAGTTCATAATTATTATCTTAATACAACtcatctcctttatttgctgaCTAATAAAGTTGACCAACAACTATAGATAATGACTTCcaagcacaaaaaaaaaaaaaaaaaaaagaaaagaaaaaagaacttGATATTAAGATAAAGATTAAGccctttattacatatatatgtattttcttttaaagcATGCTTTAGAAGAATAATCAGTTCAGTCCTAGCTAGTTGCATGTAAATATTAATGCTGGGTTTATTACAAAATTCAATAAAAGGGTTTGACATGATAAATCAACACATGTACGTTTATTAATAAGTACATACTTTTTAGTgggttttttgttttgtttttaatttagaaGAAATAAACCATAATTGTGAGTGGGATAGTGCTTATGATCAGAAGTTGTAAtcaagtgtatatatatatctcaataaagaagttattttgaattaattttgtaaaaaagtaagTAGATAGCTAGTTTAATTAGTTTGGTTTGGAGTTGGTTGTAGAGGCAGATGTTGGAGAATGAAGCAACTATCATGTGGATGATATCCTAACAAGAAACCCAATAATGAAttagttgtttatgattatccAAGCACCATAATTTGACTACCCATTAACAATCAAGTGGGCATGATTAACAAATGCCTCTTTattatctttctctctctccacacactatattatatatatgtataataaaacACAAGGGGAAAGATTCATGTTGGGTGCAAAATCTTGAGAttcctttcttctttttttccacCTTTTGAAGTCACATGAGTTTCAGCTTGGCATGATTTAAGGAAATGGAAAGGAAATTAAAGAGAACAtccaattatataaatatatatatatatatatgtatatggcaATTGGcaagttaattaatttttttgataacaaatggcaagttaattaagtttttaatgGTGTCTTCCTTCAAGGGAAATAAGGGATATTTGTAGTAAAAGTAACTAAGTTATATTCTATTTGTAgcatgttataaaaaaaaaaaacataataatagtATTTAAACATAATAAGTACTTggtgttataaaaaaaatagtatttagtgttacaaacataataattgaaatatctcaccagaaaaaaaaaatagttacatACAAGGCTTTCATACGATAAAGAATACTTATAAGTTGTAGCAATGTTCTAAAGGGCGATGGAATACTGATTCGAATTTTGGGTTCTGGCGACACTACTATAAATTAAAGTCGtacataaatttttgtaaaccATCCAATCCCAATAACTCGCTCAAATCAAACTGAGATAACCTggcaaaaaatacaaattaaaaatcCCGACGAAAATATAAAGATTGGGCGGGTTAAAAATAATACCAATCTGTCCAATCAACCCAAACTAACCCGACCAACCTAATTAATagatttacatatatatatatatttatgatatatagtttacatataatataatttatatacacatatttatataaaaaaacgtTCAAACTACTATATTTTTTCCATGGTGGTtgatttgaattttgaatttaatttatatatttgtctCATTATAgtaattaactaaaatataacaattgaatgaaaaaaaataaacattagtgcTCGATTTAGGTAGGTTAACCTGACCAattcattgggcgggttgaaatttttttctttcgTAATTGAGTGGGTTGCACTTCAATTTTTGTAACCCGATCTTTATATGTTGGGTTGAATAAAATGTAACGTAAACCGACCGACGTATACTCTTACTACACTTTTGGTATCAGTTTTAAACTGACACTTATACTTATGGTGTCGGTTCTTCCACAatgacaaaaaattaaagtttagTGTCAATTATAAACCGAGACTAATAAGTGTTAGTATTGTTTTAAAACTATTACTTAAAGTGTGCATATATATAGTGTTGGATTATAACCAAGATTAAAGgcttttttagaaatttttagtAATGAATCAAATATTATTTAGttcattttataaattaatcatCTTCTTTAGTAATTATTCTAAAAGTGccaaacttttaatttttataaaattttagcaTTATAACAACTGTTAAGTAAACGCTTCCCATTTTTAAAAACccaataaaaaacataaaaaatattccaacaatTCAGTATAATTTTCACAATCATCGGCTGTTGAGTAAACTGctagcaaaataaaagaggaacgatattaccgaatgaagaattctgggttgagtcgcggactaagtcgctctctttaagacgttcgCGGCACTGCCCAGGAGTGTGCGCGGATCGGAAATTGCGGTCGTCCCCGGGATAAAAACGACCCGATCGTTGTCTTGTATCGGAACCCCAACCTTGCCGTAGAGCACCGTCGAATACACCCAAAAATTTGATATCGCAGatggaattttaattttatgaaaaactgTATTTTTCTGATACGAAAAAGAGATGTTCTCTTCCCATCAGTTCAATCGCATTATATAGGCGAATGGATTGAATAAACATAACGGGAAGAATAACGTTTTCTGAAGTGGGGTGAGTTGGTCCTTAAGTAATCAGTTTAATTAAACAcgtttcttaattaaattaataaataaaaaataattattttattaaataatttttctgtaaaaaataatattgtgtcACACCAACCCAACCCAACCCCGGATCGGACGGACggcgcgcgcgcgtgtgtggtGGGTCAAGTGTGTGTGTCCTCACCCATTCGCACAAAACTGGGTACCCCTTGGGGCCCAAACCCAAATGCCAAAGTTGCACTCTTTATACCCTTGTCAATGAGGGTTCATATCCCATGTGGGACTCTTTCCAACTCACACACACTAagacacttatatattttgttaaaatattcaCAATATTTCCAACATCGGCCAAAGCCACGCCGAAGCTCCAACGACAGACAGTGGCAGAGCCACCATCTGACGGTGGTTTTTGAGAGAGTTGAGCTATTGGTTTTAAAGCTCATGACAAATGGAGAAAGGATATAGAATTCATTTGTCTTGAAGGATTTAGGATTTGCTCAGATCTAAGCTGAGATATCTCGACTCTAGCGAGTTATTCCATCATGGTGAAGGGGGAGgaataaaattctttttttcttttttagaatttttatggTATATATTTCTAAAAGAAGGAGGAGTAAAAAAACATAGACAATACAATGAACAATGTGATATATATGTGTCTTTGTTCGGCTCTCCTCAGAATATTATGGCGCAAGTCTATGGCCACTTTGGTCCTTGCTCCGCTGGCTAGCTAGCTAGCTACATGTTCTAGAAGAAGAAGACTTTATTATTATAGGAGAGAGATTAGTTAATATATTAACTGCAGATCTGCTActtattaattagatttattggcctacatttaatatttttaggtttatttagaTCTGATTTAATTAGATGTTAAATTTTACCATTCGATTCTATTCAATTAATTTCAGTCATTCAATCGATCTAATATTCATTGAATATTAGATTAGATCGGTTTATCTaatgttttagattttataGATATATCTAATATTTTAAGTCCAGTATGTATTGAATTAGATTGGATCTATCAATCCAAGAATAAAAGagtaaattttaatgttaattttcatatatacatatagattttacgtataacaatataaaatctaattactcattcaaataaaataaaaatactaattagttcgattaGATATTAGATGTATTAGACTTTTGAATACTCCATTCaccattaaatatttaaaaataacatctaatcTAATCCAATCACAATTGAATATCTAATATTTAACAGTTGATTGTAATTCGATGTATCGGTTCTTATTCAATTGAATTGATTTATTCAAGCCAATGCCATACTGTACATACAGCAATATTAGTGCTTAATTCTTCAGTCATTACACTGAATTAATaggattatataaatatataatgatgCCGTACATTTCTTGTGGTCGTGTATTAGCATGGAGAATTATTTGAGGTATTATGCCAATCAAtaccatatatttattttctattgcCAACGTTAGTCATTATCAGTGACGAAGCCAGAAATTTAGTTGAGTGAgggcttgaataaatattaagtcaaaattaataaaaataactgataaatgtatctttcaaattttcatcttgaacaaaataaaataatactattgacaaaataaaatattgtcaatagtattattttattttttaataaagttattatttttttttattatttgtattggacTACTTTTAAAATGGGCTTGATTAGAATAAGAGTAGGCTCATGAATCATGATTAAGATATTGAGTGAGGGCTTTTGTGAATTGGGCTTTAATAAATTGagcaaaataaattaatatatgtatatatctacatataaaaaatttgaggtatatatttgagtgagggctttaGCCTACATATCGGCTAAAGTCCCTCCGTCGCTGATTGTTATTATaaacttcttttttcttttttgttaagGAAAGAACAACTGATTTATGAGGTTTATTAATGGTCCACTAAAAACTTGACCTTTAATAATAGTTTATATATAGCGTTGATCTgcgataaaatttgataaaaactTTGACTACATCAATAATATTTAACTCTTTTTTTTGATAAACtacaatatttaatttaatgccAGTTTCAAATGATTATTTATTCTTTTCGAATTTCAGTATAACTATCAAGATCTATAAATTGATTAAGATTGTATAGAACCTAAACTTAAGTTAGAGtgtatatagaatatatatattgttttttttttaaaaaaaaaaatatttatgtttaatgctactcaaaataaacacataaataatgaaaatatgtgCTTTACCAAAGTTTGTTTTTACAAATTTCATCGCAAACCATCGTAGACTATCTCTAAATTCTGTCGTTAAGCATTGATTTGACATTGTTTTTTGCCTAAAAAATCATACTTTCATAATATCATCGCTATAATATTGTTAAAGTACCATCAATTACTAATTTAACATCAAATTTTATATCAAAAATCAAGTTTTCAGAAGACCATTGCTAGGTAATGCCTCATTAAGTAATGCGTAATGATAGTATCATGAAAACTTTTTTCGCAAAcaaacaaatttaaattaatgctTAATGATAATCTTGTGAAAATTTAATCTGGCAACAAGATACTAAATCGATGCATTAATAATGGTGCcacaaaaattagatttttttagcAAACAACGATGCTTAATGATGGACGGTGTgcaataaaatttgataaaagttTTGGTAATACATACTTCAAACTTACCTAtgctttctcaatttttttcctTCTATTTTCATCGCAAATAATCGTAGAACTTGGAAATCATTGTTAAACATGTATTTGatataattttacctaaatAAAATCACACTTTTACGAGACAATGCAAGATCACGTTAAAAATGGATGAGATTTTTTGACACAACACAAAACTAGCATGGTTTATAAGAAAACGGGCTATTCTATAAAAAACAGTTGGGTTGGCCCGCACGACACAAATCTATGTACGTCACGAGAATCCTAAGACTATCCTATAAAATTGTTGACACGACACAAacctttatatttttatgaccTGACATGGCACGACTCGTATTGTCGTGGActttccaaaataccggacactgATGGCATTGGCATGCACATATATTTCCAGCTCAATTGTCGAGCATTGGTTTAGTATtattctttggaataaaagaacACAAAGTAATTAACGAAGcttttgatattttaattgaCCTTGAATAGCGTAACTCTATTACTTATACaaagtaattaattaaagagAATACACAAAAGATTGAAGTTAATCTCCTCTTTTGTTTAGAGTATCCGTATTTCATTAcaataaaatatgatatttatatatattaagaataACATATGAATATTGGATATGATGGGTTGGCTTTAGGCTTACATATGAAATTTTGAATCACAGTACATGAAATTTCTTCCTTATTAATTAATGCAACTACCATTTTAGTGCATATAATTTAGCATAATATAAATTTCCTTGGGATAATCACCCTCTGTTCCAAGTATTTGAAGCTgcaaaacaacaaacaaacacaTAAATTAGCTTTAagtgaaagaagaaaaaaaaccaaaaattattaataaatgtcaaaaagataaaaagagaaATAGATTACTAACCTTGACTAGAAATGGTCCAGTCCTTATCCTGGCCCAAGGCCCAAAAGAAATATCCACCCAAGCCCAAAGATCTTGCGAAACGGACCTTGATTCTAATAGAAAGTACATCCTCATATCCAATCCATGAATCTCCACTGTAAGAGTAAAACGACGCCGCTTCCTCATCTAACACAGGAACAACCTTGTTCCTCTTGTTAAACTCAACTATTTGAGAATACACCAAAACACCATCTCCTGGCCCAACTCCAATAGTCGGAGCCCCGACTCCATTCTCGTCCGGGTTTTCTAGCTTCCAAGTCCTCCCATACAATGGTAAGCCCATTACGATCTTATGGGCCGACATACCCGAGTTGATCCACGACCCGATTCCGAATGTTGTACTGATATTACTATTCCTGTCATTTAAAGAAGAATGTAACCCGGTAAAGTTTTCCCATGACCCGTGATAGTCAAAACACATCGGGTTGACCCAATCAAGAGTTTGACCCATTACTTTAACCGGGTACGATCTTAAATTATCGAACAGAAATCTCGAAGAGAAATATACAGCAGAGGTTAAAAGAAGCCTTGCCTTATTCCTATTCCTACCACTACCAGTTATGGAGTCTAAAATCAAAGCTCTTCGCCATTCTTTGTATAACAAAGCTAAATTCTCCATATCCTCATCGTTAGCTGGGAATTCCCAATCCAGATCAATACCGTCGAAGCCGTATCTCCGAGCTACTTTAATGGTGGACTTGATGAATGTTTTTCGGGTTCTTCTACTGCTAGCCATTTCTGAGAACACTTTTGGGTCATTCCCACCACCTCCGATTGAAAGGAGAGTTTTCACAGGTGGATATTTGTTTTGGAGAGATTTGATAAATTTTGGTATCTGTGTCATGTCTAAAGACGTGATTTTTAGCTTATATGTTTTCGGGTCGGGTAAGAGGAAAGCGTAGTAGATATGGCTGAAGTAGGTGGTGTCGACGGCGGATGCTGGAAATGACCCGAATGAAGGCCAATAAGCTGCTCTAATTCCTCTCCGTGGTCGATGAATAGGGTGGGAAACGCGTGGTTTATGAGGTGGTGGGAGATAATCCGGTCCCGGAACAGGGGATCCGACTTGAATTGGTGGCTCTGCTGGAGAAATGGGTTCCGAAGGGAATGACTCCGGAGCTGGTCCCGGTGAAAATTCTGGCAATGGAAATGACTCCGGAGCTGGTTCGGGTGATAATTCTGGCAAATATGACACCGGAGCTGGTCCCGGTGAAAATTCTGGCAAAAATGACCCCGGAGCTGGTCCAGGTGAAAAGTCTGGAAATGGAAATGACTCGGGAGCTGGTGCGGGAGAATATTCCGGCTGTGGGAGTGTATCCGCCGGAGCCGGAGATATTGGGTTGGGAAGTGTAGACGGAGAGGATGGTACTGATGGGTAAGGATAAGGATGATGACGTGGCATATGTGAATATGAACTAGTTGGGAAAGAAAACGACATTGAAATTGGAATAGTTGATTGAAAAACGACAATGATTAGACATGCTTGTATGATTAGTTTTGGACTAGAAGTAGTAGCCATTTTGGTATGAAAAGGGACTTTCATCAATGATATagtttgtttttaatatttaagattTGAATTTGTACAATACATCAAATTGCATTATATATAGTTGTATTGTATCGATATAGGACA
This window harbors:
- the LOC133032577 gene encoding class V chitinase CHIT5a-like isoform X2; translated protein: MKVPFHTKMATTSSPKLIIQACLIIVVFQSTIPISMSFSFPTSSYSHMPRHHPYPYPSVPSSPSTLPNPISPAPADTLPQPEYSPAPAPESFPFPDFSPGPAPVSYLPELSPEPAPESFPLPEFSPGPAPESFPSEPISPAEPPIQVGSPVPGPDYLPPPHKPRVSHPIHRPRRGIRAAYWPSFGSFPASAVDTTYFSHIYYAFLLPDPKTYKLKITSLDMTQIPKFIKSLQNKYPPVKTLLSIGGGGNDPKVFSEMASSRRTRKTFIKSTIKVARRYGFDGIDLDWEFPANDEDMENLALLYKEWRRALILDSITGSGRNRNKARLLLTSAVYFSSRFLFDNLRSYPVKVMGQTLDWVNPMCFDYHGSWENFTGLHSSLNDRNSNISTTFGIGSWINSGMSAHKIVMGLPLYGRTWKLENPDENGVGAPTIGVGPGDGVLVYSQIVEFNKRNKVVPVLDEEAASFYSYSGDSWIGYEDVLSIRIKVRFARSLGLGGYFFWALGQDKDWTISSQASNTWNRG
- the LOC133032577 gene encoding class V chitinase CHIT5a-like isoform X1, whose protein sequence is MKVPFHTKMATTSSPKLIIQACLIIVVFQSTIPISMSFSFPTSSYSHMPRHHPYPYPSVPSSPSTLPNPISPAPADTLPQPEYSPAPAPESFPFPDFSPGPAPGSFLPEFSPGPAPVSYLPELSPEPAPESFPLPEFSPGPAPESFPSEPISPAEPPIQVGSPVPGPDYLPPPHKPRVSHPIHRPRRGIRAAYWPSFGSFPASAVDTTYFSHIYYAFLLPDPKTYKLKITSLDMTQIPKFIKSLQNKYPPVKTLLSIGGGGNDPKVFSEMASSRRTRKTFIKSTIKVARRYGFDGIDLDWEFPANDEDMENLALLYKEWRRALILDSITGSGRNRNKARLLLTSAVYFSSRFLFDNLRSYPVKVMGQTLDWVNPMCFDYHGSWENFTGLHSSLNDRNSNISTTFGIGSWINSGMSAHKIVMGLPLYGRTWKLENPDENGVGAPTIGVGPGDGVLVYSQIVEFNKRNKVVPVLDEEAASFYSYSGDSWIGYEDVLSIRIKVRFARSLGLGGYFFWALGQDKDWTISSQASNTWNRG